The Drosophila innubila isolate TH190305 chromosome 2L unlocalized genomic scaffold, UK_Dinn_1.0 4_B_2L, whole genome shotgun sequence genome segment AGTTTTGCGGTTAATCATATTGGGCTACTTGTCTTTGTCCTTTATCGGTTATAGACACTCGCAAAAACGTCGACAGACCCGATCCCTGAGATTCCTCACATTAAACAACAATTCATTGTCCACAATGCGATGTTTGGGACCCAACAACTTTTGCAGTTTCTGCATCGCATCCAGGCAGTCACAATAGTCTGCCAGTTTAGGATTGGAGCAGAAACAATTGTCGTATTGTATGGGGTCACACCTATGGGCAGGAGCAGGATACTCGGGAAATTTGTTCTTGATATATTGGCGATGACACATGCGCTTCAAATAATCTTTAAGTTCGCGTCGTTTCTCGTCTCGCTTCAACTGGCGAATTAATGGAGAATCCGGTTCAATTTCAGGGCGTTTCATGAACTTGCAGATTTCACAGGGACAATCCTTAATGCACTCGCCACCTGAACCACCGGAACCTGTGCCATGTCCCTTTGGGGGCCTGGGTTTATGTGGCCTCTTGCCTTTGCCCTTCCCCTGCGATGATCCGGATGAACCACTAGATGTTCTTCTCAAAAACGAACCACCCGAATGCGGTAAATCGGTTTTGGATTTATCGGTGTCTTTATCTCCCGGCTTTTTTCCATCTGTACCACCAATTCCGCTACCGATGCCTCCTTTGCCATCACCTTTGCCATCTCCTTTGCCATCACCTTTGCCAGCACCTTTACCACCTGCTTTGCCACCTCCCTTGCCCTTTCCATCACCTTCACCATCGCCATCTCCATCACCTTCTCCATCCTTATCACCTTTGTCTCCTCCAACATCATCCAGATCTCCTTTGCCTTTAAATTCAGCCGAGTCCCAACTATCATCATCGTAATCATCCCCAAAACCACCAGCACCACTACCACCAGCTCCAGCACCGCCCGCACCACCGAAACCACCTGGACCACCAAACAATGAGTCGGCATCGCAGCATTTGATGTACGCTTTCTTGAGAGGATCCTTGCGTCGAGTTTTCTGAAAGCAGGACACCAATTCCGCATAGAGCTCATCGTAGTTCCTTGGCTCCGGCTTCGATTCCGTTTGCTTTTCCATTTCTTCCATCTCCCGCTTGAATGCCTCTTCATAAGCTCGAGGATCTTCCTTGTATTGCCTCCATTCGTATTCCGTGCATTTATTTTCGAGAATTCCACATTGCAACTCACAGTACGGATGCTTTCTTCTCAGACCGTGCTTTGACTTTCTAGCGGGTTTGTCCATATCGAGTGCTTTTCTCAGACCTATCCCAGGCGGACCTTCGACAAATGGTTGCTCTAGTTGGACACTTGGAAGCGGACGGGTGCGGGTGCGGGGACGGTGAAGCCAGGTGAATGCATTGTTGGGATCCAGCTTTTTCTGTACAGTGGGCATTTTCGTGATCTTCGATTCCAAGAGTGAACGATTCAGTACAAAGTTTCCGCGCGGTCTCGATGGAGTCTTAAGCTGTATAGGCGGCTCATTGGGTATATGCATTTTCTGTACATTCTGAACTTTCGGCTTGACAGTGTTCACTTTATCCAGGCACTTGGATACCACTTGATTAAACTCTATAGCCTCCGGTTTTTGAATGCCAGATCCCAGGCCGTAAAAGCTAAGCGATTCCTTTTGGGGACTACGTTTCCAGACCTCAACGATATCATCGACTTCCATATCGAATAGACGATTACAACCGCTGGCCTCAACTGCATCTGCCAGCCATTCGGCTGTCAACAGAGGATTACACTGCGATATTGGCGGTCTTATTGAGGGATATTTCTCACACGTCTGGAAATCAAATGTTCTGCAGTTTTGCATTCTCATCAAATCCCTTGGGGTCAACTTGTTCCAATCGAGCGCTCTCTGGTCCCCTGTTAAAATGAATTCTTTTCTGGGTCGTGTGCGCTTTTGGCACAGATAATCAAATCGATTTGTATTAATCTTGGGCTGATCTTGTATCGGTTTTTCAGCATATGGATAGTCGGGGGGGTTCTGAATCCATATAGGTCGCTCAAGGCCGCTGACTTCCATGGCATCCGATAACCATTCAGCCGTTTCCGCGGTTCCACATTGCGAAATTGGTGGCCTAATGCTGGGATACATTTCACCTCTCCGAAACTTGAATGCCTTTGTGTTCTGCATACGCATCACATCGTAGGGAGTGAGGTTGTCAGTATATTGAAAGGGCTCCACTTGTTGTCTGCGCATTTCGaaagaatttttcaattattagctataaaattaaaaaactaaaaataagtcgagttattaatataaatgtaaacttttttttctgattcttttcgtcacaaaaattttgtatgtattctgtatacaaaatatatcgaaTCTGGCAAATTTTCGACTCTACTTGACATCTGTAATATTAAGGTAGGCCAATTTTCTACAGTCAGTCGTATACACTTTTATGGATGCCAAGTATATGTCGTTTGATTcaatgaaatgtaaa includes the following:
- the LOC117781473 gene encoding uncharacterized protein LOC117781473 yields the protein MRRQQVEPFQYTDNLTPYDVMRMQNTKAFKFRRGEMYPSIRPPISQCGTAETAEWLSDAMEVSGLERPIWIQNPPDYPYAEKPIQDQPKINTNRFDYLCQKRTRPRKEFILTGDQRALDWNKLTPRDLMRMQNCRTFDFQTCEKYPSIRPPISQCNPLLTAEWLADAVEASGCNRLFDMEVDDIVEVWKRSPQKESLSFYGLGSGIQKPEAIEFNQVVSKCLDKVNTVKPKVQNVQKMHIPNEPPIQLKTPSRPRGNFVLNRSLLESKITKMPTVQKKLDPNNAFTWLHRPRTRTRPLPSVQLEQPFVEGPPGIGLRKALDMDKPARKSKHGLRRKHPYCELQCGILENKCTEYEWRQYKEDPRAYEEAFKREMEEMEKQTESKPEPRNYDELYAELVSCFQKTRRKDPLKKAYIKCCDADSLFGGPGGFGGAGGAGAGGSGAGGFGDDYDDDSWDSAEFKGKGDLDDVGGDKGDKDGEGDGDGDGEGDGKGKGGGKAGGKGAGKGDGKGDGKGDGKGGIGSGIGGTDGKKPGDKDTDKSKTDLPHSGGSFLRRTSSGSSGSSQGKGKGKRPHKPRPPKGHGTGSGGSGGECIKDCPCEICKFMKRPEIEPDSPLIRQLKRDEKRRELKDYLKRMCHRQYIKNKFPEYPAPAHRCDPIQYDNCFCSNPKLADYCDCLDAMQKLQKLLGPKHRIVDNELLFNVRNLRDRVCRRFCECL